From Leguminivora glycinivorella isolate SPB_JAAS2020 chromosome 24, LegGlyc_1.1, whole genome shotgun sequence, a single genomic window includes:
- the LOC125238638 gene encoding aldo-keto reductase AKR2E4-like, with product MAKVNIPSFTLNNGIQMPALGYGTWLGIREDGEFDYSGWDKMVDCISYAIDVGYRHIDTAHLYRIEPEIGQVVKKKIEEGVVKREELFITTKVWQTYSREADVEVSVRGSLRRLGLDYVDQVLVHWPLSFNEEGVDQNIDYLETWRGFETVLKKGLTRSIGVSNFNVEQLKRLIANSNVKPATNQVELNLAFGQKELVDYCTSQNIRVVAWAPFGAMIASRAAPDAKGPKMDDPTLVAIATKYNKTVTQIVLRYLYQRGIVTIPKTVTPSRVVENATIFDFQLSQEEVNDLAQFDVNYRSNRPTFWQNYAHYPFEKYDVPSSAIPKALLTWKNGKNQDID from the exons ATGGCCAAG GTCAACATTCCCTCGTTCACCCTCAACAATGGCATCCAAATGCCAGCTCTGGGGTACGGGACGTGGCTCGGTATCCGAGAG GACGGAGAGTTCGATTACTCCGGCTGGGACAAGATGGTGGATTGCATCTCGTACGCCATTGACGTGGGGTATCGGCACATAGATACAGCACATCTGTACAGGATCGAGCCAGAGATAGGACAGGTCGTGAAGAAGAAAATAGAAGAAGGCGTCGTGAAGAGGGAAGAGCTTTTCATCACTACCAAG GTGTGGCAGACATACAGCCGAGAAGCCGACGTGGAGGTCTCCGTGCGAGGCTCTCTCCGGCGTCTGGGGCTCGACTATGTGGACCAGGTGCTTGTGCACTGGCCGCTCTCCTTCAAT GAAGAAGGCGTAGACCAAAACATCGATTACCTAGAGACCTGGCGCGGCTTCGAGACAGTCCTGAAGAAAGGTCTGACTCGCTCCATCGGCGTGTCTAACTTCAACGTGGAACAGCTGAAGAGGCTCATCGCCAACAGCAATGTTAAGCCAGCCACTAACCAAGTTGAG CTCAATCTCGCCTTCGGCCAAAAGGAGCTCGTCGACTACTGCACCTCCCAAAACATCAGGGTGGTCGCGTGGGCGCCCTTCGGGGCTATGATCGCCAGCCGGGCCGCCCCTGATGCCAAGGGACCTAAGATGGATGATCCAACCCTGGTGGCTATTGCTACGAAATACAACAAAACTGTGACACAAATCGTGCTTAGATATTTG TACCAGCGCGGCATCGTCACCATTCCAAAAACGGTGACCCCGAGCCGCGTCGTCGAGAACGCGACCATCTTCGACTTCCAACTCTCACAGGAAGAGGTCAATGACCTCGCGCAGTTCGACGTGAACTACCGCTCCAACAGACCCACGTTCTGGCAGAACTACGCGCACTACCCCTTTGAGAAATACGACGTTCCAAGCAGCGCGATACCCAAGGCACTGCTGACGTGGAAGAACGGGAAAAATCAAGATATCGATTAG